In Calonectris borealis chromosome 22, bCalBor7.hap1.2, whole genome shotgun sequence, one genomic interval encodes:
- the LOC142092079 gene encoding feather keratin Cos2-3-like, which translates to MSCYDQCLPCRPCGPTPLANSCNEPCVRQCQNSTVVIQPSPVVVTLPGPILSSFPQNTVVGSSTSAAVGSILSCDGVPITSGCCDLSGISSRYCGRRCLPC; encoded by the coding sequence atgtcctgctacgaccAGTGCCTGCCATGCCGACCCTGCGGCccaaccccgctggccaacagctgcaatgagccctgtgtcaggcagtgccagaactccactgtcgtcatccagccctcccccgtggtggtgaccctgcccggccccatcctcagctccttcccgcagaacaccgttgtggggtcctccacctccgctgctgttggcagcatcctcagctgtgatggagtgcccatcacctctgggtgctgtgacctctctggcatttccagccgctactgtggcagaaggtgcctcccctgctaa
- the LOC142091660 gene encoding feather keratin Cos1-1/Cos1-3/Cos2-1-like — MSCYNQCQPCLPCQPCGPTPLANSCNEPCFRQCQNSTVVIEPSPVVVTLPGPILSSYPQNTIVGSSTSAAVGSILSCDGVPINSGCCDLSCITSRYCGSRCPPC; from the coding sequence atgtcctgctacaaccagtgccagccgtgcctgccctgccagccctgtggcccaaccccgctggccaacagctgcaatgagccctgtttcaggcagtgccagaactccaccgtcGTCATCGAGCCCTCCcctgtggtggtgaccctgcccggccccatcctcagctcctacccacagaacaccattgtggggtcctccacctctgctgctgttggcagcatcctcagctgtgatggagtgcccatcaactctgggtgctgtgacctctcctgcattaccagccgctactgtggcagCAGATGCCCCCCCTGCTAA
- the LOC142092080 gene encoding feather keratin Cos1-1/Cos1-3/Cos2-1-like, producing the protein MIKASPTPHSLIPFSCLLLRGNQVHLRPRDMSCYNQCQPCLPCQPCGPTPLANSCNEPCVRQCQNSTVVIEPSPVVVTLPGPILSSYPQNTIVGSSTSAAVGSILSCDGVPINSGCCDLSCITSRYCGSRCPPC; encoded by the exons ATGataaaagccagcccaactcCTCACTCgctcatccccttctcttgcctccttctccgtgggaaccag GTGCACCTCAGGCCCCgcgacatgtcctgctacaaccagtgccagccgtgcctgccctgccagccctgtggcccGACCCcactggccaacagctgcaatgagccctgtgtcaggcagtgccagaactccaccgtcGTCATCGAGCCCTCCcctgtggtggtgaccctgcccggccccatcctcagctcctacccacagaacaccattgtgggatcctccacctctgctgctgttggcagcatcctcagctgtgatggagtgcccatcaactctgggtgctgtgacctctcctgcattaccagccgctactgtggcagCAGATGCCCCCCCTGCTAA